The sequence below is a genomic window from Desulfurobacterium atlanticum.
ATTTACCAGCCTTAAGAATGATTCTTTCACCTCTATATCTAATACCTTTTCCTTTATAAGGCTCAGGCGGTCTAAAGGATCTGATCTCTGCAGCAACCTGCCCTACCTTTTGCTTATCTATTCCACGAACAAAAATATTGTTATCCCTGTCAACTTCTATTTCTATACCTTCTGGTATAGGATAAATAACAGGATGAGAAAAACCAAGATGAAGCTCAAGATTTTTACCTTTAGCAAAAGCTCTATAACCTATACCTTTAATTTCTAAAACCTTCTCAAAACCTTTTGAAACACCTATAACCATATTATTAATGATAGC
It includes:
- the rplF gene encoding 50S ribosomal protein L6, yielding MSRIGKMPVEIPQGVTVEVKPGNHVVVKGPKGQLEFTFNPKLTIKVEGNQVIVERPNDEKQMKALHGTTRAIINNMVIGVSKGFEKVLEIKGIGYRAFAKGKNLELHLGFSHPVIYPIPEGIEIEVDRDNNIFVRGIDKQKVGQVAAEIRSFRPPEPYKGKGIRYRGERIILKAGKSAKK